In Pseudomonas poae, a single genomic region encodes these proteins:
- a CDS encoding XRE family transcriptional regulator, protein MSIPMTASIITEAREKQGLNQSELARMLGVTPQAVQAWESGRSLPRPKKLVEIARALKIPLAQTSDRQRLARRPLSGSVKKPWS, encoded by the coding sequence ATGAGCATACCTATGACCGCATCGATCATCACCGAGGCCCGTGAAAAGCAGGGCCTTAATCAGTCTGAGCTAGCCAGGATGCTTGGCGTTACTCCTCAGGCGGTTCAGGCATGGGAGTCAGGGAGGTCGCTTCCACGCCCTAAAAAGCTCGTAGAGATCGCGAGAGCTCTTAAGATCCCCCTCGCACAGACTTCTGACCGCCAGCGGCTTGCTCGCAGGCCCCTATCTGGAAGTGTTAAAAAACCTTGGTCTTGA
- a CDS encoding helix-turn-helix transcriptional regulator: MQGEISVWDDESPLEPDEVFVPLLREVELSAGSGRFAIEETSSSNLRFFKKDLRHNNVQFDNAKCVMVSGNSMFPVLRDGATVGVNVGKTSISDIVDGEMYAINHNGQLRIKQVYRLPNGIRLRSFNRDDHPDEDYSFQDIQDEQISIVGHVFWWGMFSR; encoded by the coding sequence ATGCAAGGCGAAATCTCGGTTTGGGACGATGAAAGCCCGCTGGAACCAGATGAGGTTTTCGTCCCGCTATTGAGGGAAGTGGAGCTATCGGCGGGCTCCGGCAGGTTTGCCATTGAAGAAACCAGCTCGTCCAATCTGCGGTTCTTTAAAAAAGACCTTCGCCACAATAACGTTCAATTCGACAATGCCAAGTGCGTAATGGTGAGCGGGAACTCAATGTTTCCGGTACTTAGAGACGGCGCGACTGTTGGCGTTAACGTCGGGAAAACCTCCATCAGCGACATCGTAGATGGTGAAATGTACGCGATAAATCACAACGGTCAGCTCCGCATAAAACAGGTATATAGGCTGCCAAACGGGATCCGATTGAGGAGCTTCAATCGTGATGATCACCCGGACGAAGACTACTCATTCCAGGACATCCAAGACGAACAAATAAGCATAGTTGGACACGTCTTCTGGTGGGGAATGTTCTCTCGCTGA
- a CDS encoding LuxR family transcriptional regulator translates to MTTTTINFAGFTGFLGRGAAPRELQCLMAVASGQTSKEAARDLGVSPDTVDKRLLSLTTKLGVTRRAALVAKAFSLGLIKVAGVIAPNPEPQHQEDGDQFEGVFIA, encoded by the coding sequence ATGACCACCACCACCATCAACTTCGCAGGCTTCACCGGCTTTTTGGGCCGCGGGGCAGCTCCGCGCGAGCTTCAGTGCTTGATGGCGGTGGCGTCTGGACAGACCTCGAAAGAAGCGGCCCGCGACCTGGGCGTATCGCCAGACACCGTGGACAAGCGCCTCTTGTCGCTGACTACGAAACTTGGCGTCACTCGCCGCGCAGCTCTTGTAGCGAAAGCGTTCTCGCTTGGCTTGATCAAGGTGGCGGGTGTAATTGCTCCTAACCCCGAGCCGCAGCATCAAGAAGACGGCGACCAGTTCGAAGGCGTC